The Hyalangium gracile DNA segment GTTCAAGTTCCGCGGGAGGGACCTGCTCCTCACGCTGATCGACCTGCCCTTCAGCGTCTCGCCGGTGATCGCGGGCCTCATCTTCGTGCTGCTCTTCGGGCGGCAGGGGTGGCTGGGGCCGTGGCTGGCCGAGCATGACATCCACATCATCTTCTCCGTGCCCGGCATCGTGCTGGCCACGCTCTTCATCACGTTCCCCTTCGTGGCGCGCGAGGTGCTGCCGGTGATGCAGGCCCAGGGCAGCGACGAGGAGGAGGCGGCCCTCACGCTGGGCGCGAGCGGCTGGACCACGTTCCTGCGCGTGACGCTGCCGAAGGTGAAGTGGGGCGTGCTCTACGGCGTCATCCTCTGTAACGCGCGAGCGATGGGCGAGTTCGGCGCCGTGTCGGTGGTGTCCGGGCACATCCGCGGCGTGACCACCACGCTGCCGCTCCACGCGGAGATTCTCTACAACGAGTACGACTTCGTCGGCGCCTTCGCCGCGGCCTCGCTGCTGACGGTGCTCGCGCTCGTCACCCTGGTCTTGAAGAAGTACGTGGAATGGAAGGCGGAAGCCTCATGAGCGTCATCGTCGAGAGACTGACCAAGCGCTTCACCACCGGGGGCACTCCGGCTGTCTCGGACGTGTCCTTCCGGGCGCCAGCGGGCGCCATCACCACGCTGCTGGGCCCGTCGGGCGCCGGCAAGTCCACGCTCCTGCGGCTCATTGCCGGGCTGGAGTTCCCGGACGAAGGCAGCATCCAGATCGACGGGGTGGACTGCACGAGCCTGCCCGTGCAGAAGCGCGGCATCGGCGTGGTGTTCCAGAGCTACGCGCTCTTCAAGCACATGACGGTGCGGGAGAACATCGCCTTCGGGCTGAGCGTCCGTCGGCTCCCGCGCGCGGAGTCCGAGGCGCGCGTGGACGAGATGCTCAAGCTGGTGCAGCTCGAGGAGCTGGGGCAGCGCTACCCGGGCCAGCTCTCGGGCGGACAGCGGCAGCGCGTGGCGTTCGCGCGAGCCCTGGCCATCCGTCCGAAGCTGCTCCTGCTGGACGAGCCCTTCGGAGCGCTGGACACGCGCGTCCGCGTGGAGCTGCGCGAGTGGCTGCATGAGCTCCACGTACAGACCGGTGTGACGACGCTGCTGGTGACGCACGACCAGGAAGAGGCGCTGGAGATCTCCCAGCACGTGGTCGTCATGGAGGAAGGCCGCGTGGCCCAGGCCGGCTCGCCCGCGGACATCTACGACCGGCCCGCCACGCCGTTCGTCGCCTCCTTCGTCGGCGGCACGAGCATCCTGAAGGGCCACGTCCGCGAGGGCCGGGCCGAGCTGGGCTCGCTCATCGTCGCCGCGCCCGAGAGCGCGCAAGAGGGCCAGGCCGTGCGCGCGTTCGTCCGGCCGCACGACATCAAGCTGGCGAAGAAGCCGCACGGCAACACCGTGAATGGCGTCAACGGCACCCACGGAGCCAATGGGGTCTCCACGGGCCGTGTGGAGCGGCTCAAGCCCGTGGGCGGACACGTGAAGGTCCTGCTCAAGCTGCCCACGGGAGACACCGTGACGGTGGAGGTGCCACGCAACGAGTTCGATCAGCTCGGCGTGGTGGAGGGAGACTCCGTGCACGCGGACGTGCGCACCGCCCGCGTCTTCGTGGGAGACTTCTCCATCTGAGCGCTGTTCGCCTCAGCCCCTGGTGACTGCGCCCCTCACAGTGGGGGGGTGCGCCCTCTGCGGTGCGACACCCGCCCTCCTCGGGCGATATCTCCAAGGCGCTGGGATTCCTGAAAACCATGCACGCACTATGGAGGCGCGGAAGTTGCTCTTCCGCACGCTCCCTTGGCCTCGGTTCTCCAGGAGTGCATGCATGCGCAGACACCTGTTCATCGCCTTGATGGTCCTCGCCACCGGCTTCGTGGGTTGCACCTCGTCTCCCGAGGAAGAGGAGACACCGGACGGAGGCACCGGCGCGGACGCGGGTGGACAGGATGGGCCAGATGGGGGCCTCCACACGGGCCCCGGAGATGGAGGCACGGATGGCGGAGTGCCTCCCTGCGAGGCCTTCGGGCGCTTCGGGGCGCCGACGAACACGTTCACGCTGCCTGCGCCGAACAGCGGCGGCGAGCTCTACATCCCGGACGTGCAGGCGCGCTTCCCCTCGGTGGACTGGAGCACGCTGGATCGGCTCTACGTCCAGGCGGGGAACTACACGCTCATCAACCTGGGCAACCTGCCGACGCGCACGGCGGACCGGCCGCTGATCATCACCAACAAGGGCGGGCAGGTGCTGATCCGGCCTCGGGCGGGAAGCACGCAGGGCTACATCTGGTCGATGGGGGGCGGCAGGAACTGGGTCCTCACGGGCCGGTACGATCCTGTCTCGGGCACTGGCCACGAGGACTTCCCGGGCCACCGGTGCGGCGCCTACGCGACGTCGCGCAACCGCTATGGCTTCCTGAGCGATGACATATTCCTGAACGGCGGGCACATGGGCCTGGGGATCGGCGATGCCAGCCACTTCGAAGTGGAGTTCGTGGAGATCACCCGCTCGGGCTTCGCGGCGCTGCGCATCAACCGGGCTGGCAGTGGAGGAACGGTGCCGCCGCTCGAGGGCATCAAGCTGCACGATCTCTACATCCACGACACGGCCAGCGAGGGCATCTACGTCGGCTCGACGCAGGCCCCGCCGACGCCGCTTGGGGCCCAGCTGAAGGTCTACAACAACCGGTTCGTGCGCACCGGCACCGAGGCGCTCCAGGTGCAGAACCTGGGAGAGGGCGCGGAGATCCACCACAACGTCTTCGCCTTCGGCGCGATCGACTGGCGTGCGGCCTTCCAGACCTACCAGGACAACAACTCGCAGGCGCAGGTGCGGGGCGGGGACATCCGCTTCCACCACAACGTCTTCCTGGGCGGGGCGGGCGCGCTGCTGAACTTCTTCGCCGGCCCGGAGGCAGGGGACGCGCCGCTGAACGTGCGGTTCACCGACAACTACTTCGCGGACACGCTGAGCCTGGGGCTCTACTTTGGCGGCACGTCCGGTGCGGGCTCCAGCTACCTCTGGGAGCGCAACGCGTTCCGCGGGCTCGACTTCGGCTACTCGAGCGTCTACCCGACCGCGACGGATCCGGGTGTCGTCTTCAGGCTCGCGGGCACGATCACCTCTCCCGTCACGTTGAAGGACAACCGGTGGGAGGGCCCGCGCAAGCTCGTCCAGGGGCTCAACGGAGGGAGTGGCAGCGCGGGAGTGGTAACCGCGACCGGCAACGTGAACGGCACCGTCCCGGTGCTGCAGTTCGTCAACACAGGGCTGCCCGCGGGAACCACCACGCGACAGCTCGAGATGTGGACGGACCGCGCCACCCTGGCCCCGAACACTCCGGAGGTGACGTACCCGGCGGGCGCGCTGGTGATGCACGACGGGCAGCTCTACCGGGCGCGCTCCACCAACACCAACAAGGTGCCGCCGGAGAATCCAGCCCTCTGGGAGCTCCTGCCTCTGCCGGTCGATGACTTCCGCACGGAGCGCGGCAGCGAGTGGGCCCAGCGAGGGGTCGGCCTGCTGGACCCCGCGCCCTGATCCGCGCATCCAAGGAGTGGTCCCAGGGAGAGCGGGACGCCGGGGCGGGCGGACCCGTCAGCGACGGGGGGACCCGCCCCGCAGCGAGGGACCCGCGACCTGTGTTCCCGGGCTGTGGGTCCGTGAGCTGCTCTGCCCGAGCCCGTACGGCGCCACCCGGACCGCAGGCCGAGGGTGCGAATCAGCTCAGACGTGGAGCTCCCGGCTGAGAGGGAGCTCGCGGTAGCGCTTCCCGGTGAGCGCGAAGATGGCGTTCGCGATGGCCGGAGCCACGGGCGGCACCCCCGGCTCGCCGATGCCTCCCGGCGGCCCGTCGCTCTGGATGATGTCGACGTGGATCTTCCGCGGCGCATCGCCGATGCGCACCAGCTTGAAGTCGCGGAAGTTCGACTGCTGCGTCACGCCGCCCTTCATCGTGATGGCGCCGTGGAAGGCGATGCTCATCCCGAAGACGACCGAGCCCTCCATCTGGGAGCGGACGCGATCCGGGTTGATGACCGTGCCGGCATCCACCACGACCCAGGCCTCGTCCACCGAGATCT contains these protein-coding regions:
- the cysW gene encoding sulfate ABC transporter permease subunit CysW; protein product: MHAPSLQLQRRAHVQASSAPLRWLLIGGALLFMGLFLFVPLVAVFTFAFQKGVGEYLSALATPEAWAAIRLTLLAAVIAVPINLVFGLAAAWLIARFKFRGRDLLLTLIDLPFSVSPVIAGLIFVLLFGRQGWLGPWLAEHDIHIIFSVPGIVLATLFITFPFVAREVLPVMQAQGSDEEEAALTLGASGWTTFLRVTLPKVKWGVLYGVILCNARAMGEFGAVSVVSGHIRGVTTTLPLHAEILYNEYDFVGAFAAASLLTVLALVTLVLKKYVEWKAEAS
- a CDS encoding sulfate/molybdate ABC transporter ATP-binding protein, which produces MSVIVERLTKRFTTGGTPAVSDVSFRAPAGAITTLLGPSGAGKSTLLRLIAGLEFPDEGSIQIDGVDCTSLPVQKRGIGVVFQSYALFKHMTVRENIAFGLSVRRLPRAESEARVDEMLKLVQLEELGQRYPGQLSGGQRQRVAFARALAIRPKLLLLDEPFGALDTRVRVELREWLHELHVQTGVTTLLVTHDQEEALEISQHVVVMEEGRVAQAGSPADIYDRPATPFVASFVGGTSILKGHVREGRAELGSLIVAAPESAQEGQAVRAFVRPHDIKLAKKPHGNTVNGVNGTHGANGVSTGRVERLKPVGGHVKVLLKLPTGDTVTVEVPRNEFDQLGVVEGDSVHADVRTARVFVGDFSI
- a CDS encoding carbohydrate-binding protein, encoding MRRHLFIALMVLATGFVGCTSSPEEEETPDGGTGADAGGQDGPDGGLHTGPGDGGTDGGVPPCEAFGRFGAPTNTFTLPAPNSGGELYIPDVQARFPSVDWSTLDRLYVQAGNYTLINLGNLPTRTADRPLIITNKGGQVLIRPRAGSTQGYIWSMGGGRNWVLTGRYDPVSGTGHEDFPGHRCGAYATSRNRYGFLSDDIFLNGGHMGLGIGDASHFEVEFVEITRSGFAALRINRAGSGGTVPPLEGIKLHDLYIHDTASEGIYVGSTQAPPTPLGAQLKVYNNRFVRTGTEALQVQNLGEGAEIHHNVFAFGAIDWRAAFQTYQDNNSQAQVRGGDIRFHHNVFLGGAGALLNFFAGPEAGDAPLNVRFTDNYFADTLSLGLYFGGTSGAGSSYLWERNAFRGLDFGYSSVYPTATDPGVVFRLAGTITSPVTLKDNRWEGPRKLVQGLNGGSGSAGVVTATGNVNGTVPVLQFVNTGLPAGTTTRQLEMWTDRATLAPNTPEVTYPAGALVMHDGQLYRARSTNTNKVPPENPALWELLPLPVDDFRTERGSEWAQRGVGLLDPAP